CTTAAGATCCAGCAATCCTTGCCGTCGATTACGGCCGAGCCCTTGAGCTCGTGGGTCTGGTCGGCGGCGTCGTGGTCGGACATGTCGTAGTAGCTCAGGTCCGAGTTCATGAACGAGTCGTTCTGGTTGGACGATTCGATGCGCACGGTCTTTTTCTGGCGCGCCATGTACATCCAGCGGTCGTCGTCGCCGTCCTTGTGCTGCAACGAGAGGAAGCCGTAGTTTTTGTACTTGGCAGGCTCGACAAAGCGCATCAGCTGCATGTTGCCCGCATCGTCGTAGAGCTTGTTTATCTGCAGCGTGCGCTCTTTGGTCTTGCCGTTGCTGGTGACGATCGTCATTTTCATCGTCTCGACCTTGTCCAGACCCTCGTCGCGCTCCATGGTTTTCTTGGCGACTTCGTCCGCGCTGAGATCCGCGGCCATTGCGGCCACGGCGAGTCCCAGTATCAGGGCGAAGATTGACGCAAAAGCTATCTTTCTCACTTGGTGGTACTCCCTGTGTGAGGTTGTTTCTTAACGAAGCGCGGCACAAACAGGCCGAACAGCGCCGGGTAGCAGATCAGCGTTGTGCTCGCGGCAACCAACATGCTCAGGGCGGTGAGGATGCCCATGCGCATCATCGGGTTGAACTGGCTGAAGATCAACACCAGCCAGCCCAGGATCAGCGATACTGCGTTGATCGCAATCGCCGCTCCCGCGGTCTGGGCGGTGAGCTGCATCGCCTCGACCGGCGAATGGCCTGCGGCGACCTCGAGCCGGAAGCGGTTGAGGTAGTGGATCGCGTAGTCCACGCCCATGCCTATCGCTCCCACCGAGACCAACGCGGTGCCGATCTCGAGCGGAATGCGATGTATCGGCAGGCCGTGGGTGTAGAGCATCGCGGTCAGCCCCATCAGCGCGAAGTTCATGCCGATCGTCACTACCACCGGCACAATGGCGTACAGTCCGCCCAGTGCCGAGCGGAAGATGATCATGCACAGAATGAACACCACCACCAGGCAGACGACCAGCGAGGTGATCTGGCCGGTGACGATCATCCGGTCGGCCTCGGCCTGCAAAAAGTGCGGGCCGGAGATGATCAGCGAGCCGTGGCGGCCCGAGTCGGTGATGTTCGGGTTGTAGATGTTGTGGATTTTGTCCCACAACCCGGGCTCGGGCGGGCCTGGCCTGGCCCAGTCCAGCTCGCCCTGGATCTCGCGGTCGTAGTAGTCGAACAGCGCGTCGCGCAGCGACCAGAACTTGCGCGTGCTGCCTTCCTTGAACTGCATCGCCACGCGGATCGCCGCGTAATCCTCTACGTCCAGGGTGCCTTCGAGTTGCTCGTCGCCAATGGTGAAGTAGTAGTCGAGCACCTGGTCTTCGGTCTCGGGAACCCGGTAGAACTGCGGGTCCCCGCCGTTGGTCACCTGGTGGAAGCGTTTGAGGTAGGACAGCGCGCTGATCGACTTGCCCGGCTCGGGATAGGTCTGCGGGTCCTGCTCGTGCA
This portion of the Candidatus Alcyoniella australis genome encodes:
- a CDS encoding outer membrane lipoprotein-sorting protein produces the protein MRKIAFASIFALILGLAVAAMAADLSADEVAKKTMERDEGLDKVETMKMTIVTSNGKTKERTLQINKLYDDAGNMQLMRFVEPAKYKNYGFLSLQHKDGDDDRWMYMARQKKTVRIESSNQNDSFMNSDLSYYDMSDHDAADQTHELKGSAVIDGKDCWILSSVPKDKEIEYSRIETWVWKDQYVPLRLKMYDANGQLIKEGTAQRIEQINGFWTVMVLKIENVQQGSNTTLTILEIKHNQGLKPELFTLQQLENP